The window ACCTAAATCTTTTTTTGCAAGCCACATATCAAACCAAAGTCTGATAATTCGTTCTCTATTGTCCATTTCGCAATACCTACTCCGTCAATTTAATATTTCCGCTTCTTCGTCCTGCTCCAACTCAATCACATCCAAAATTCCACAATTCAGGGCTTCGCAGATACGAACCAGCGTCTCCATGCTGATATTTTTTCCCTTACCCATGTTGGCAATCATATTTGTGGTAAGACCGGCGGCAAGCCG of the Luxibacter massiliensis genome contains:
- a CDS encoding helix-turn-helix domain-containing protein, whose amino-acid sequence is MHISYKPLWHTLVERNMRKEDLRLAAGLTTNMIANMGKGKNISMETLVRICEALNCGILDVIELEQDEEAEILN